The Triticum aestivum cultivar Chinese Spring chromosome 6D, IWGSC CS RefSeq v2.1, whole genome shotgun sequence genomic sequence GAACAAATTGCAGAAAAAAACTAAGCAACTAGCACCGAAATTATGAAGCAACTGCCATAAAAAAAATGAGCGACTGCCCGCAGTCAGATGCATCCCCTTGCCCTGCCCCCCCATCTCACAAATTACAGGAAAAAAATCTAAGCAACCCCATCGAAATTACGAGCAACTGCGTCTTGATAAGCAACCAACATCGAAAAAACGAACCCTATGCGCCAGTCACTAGGATTCGATCGCGTGTATCCCCTTACATCGACTCAATCCCGCCTACCCAGCACAAAAcccacctccctcccctcccctcgccaTAGCAACGACACGCCCTCCAAAAGCATTCACGACGCGGAGCCCGAGGACGCCATGGACAATCTCGTGCCCGCCCCCTCACCGAAACCCTAACTCCATGGAGCGCAAACAGGGGAGTAGAGCGAGAAAAACAGGGGAGCAGGGGAGGAGGAAAAATAGCGGTTTAcctccgcctgcagccggcgaCTCGCGGCGCTCGCGGACGGCCTCCCGCACCGGCGACTCCACGCCGGATCCACCACTGCAGcaccccgcctcgccgcgccgttGCTAGaggaggggaaagggagagggataAGAGTTCGAATGAAATCTGCGGGGGGTGCGGGCGGTTTCGAACAAAGACGACGGGGATGCGGGGCAGTTTTCGCACGCCTCGTGCAATCCCGTAACGGGCACCTGGTCGGGACGCGTCGCGCGTGGGGCTGCATCGGACGGCTGCGGTGCGTGCGCTCGCAGCCCCGAACGAGCGCAGCTGCATTAGTCAGTATTTAGGGTTATTTTTAACTGATTTTTAGACAGTCATATTAAATTAATTAACTGATTTTTAGAGGGTTTTTTTAGAACTGATGAGAGGTTTGCCATGAGGAGACGCACTGACAGGCAGGCCCGCTAGGCCTGCCTGCTTGGGCTGGGCCGCCGGGTTGCACGCACGTCGCACGGGTCAGCTTGACGTTGCGGTGACATCACCTCTGCTTGACGTTGCGGTGACATCACCGGATTTTTGAATTGGACGCGACCCGGGGCACCGTCCCCTCTGCTCCCACTGAGTGCCCTGCTTCCGTAATTTTTCGGGGGCTCACACACACGCAGAGCAGAACCCCTGCACCTGCACACACAATGGCACCAGCACATCCAGGGCCGGACAGCATCTGCACCTCCTGCGCCACCACCACCGCTCCTCCTCTATTATTTGCATCATTTACATCTCTCACCGTCTGTTAGTAGGAGCACCATCTTTACCTCGCAGGAAAGAAAAAAATAATCTTAGCTCTCCTCCTTTTTTCTTGTTTGACTACTTTCCTACCATGTGTTTGGTTTACCGAACACACATGCCGATGTCGCACACTCGTTTTTCTTGCCACCATTTGCTTCAAAAGATGAATGTGCGGTACACTTGTTCGGAAACTTGAGTGGTCGTCGCTAGGGGATCTCCAGATCAGATCATGAGACATGAGAGTAATGGAAGGTCAACAGTAGGTGTTGAAGCAGACCCAGTTGACCCAAGGTCACTGCCTGGCTGCCTTCTTTACTACGAGTAGCGTTTTTAGCGAATGGCACGTACACGAGCAAACGTGTAATTTGCTCCGGTCGACAGGTTCTTTTTTTCCCAACCCATCTAACTGCACATTTTCTTTCCGAATCTGCTTGTCACTGCCTGTTTACAGGAGGTCCGAAGTACTACAACTTTAGTATACGTAGTAGTGTTATTTTTTCTTGGATCTGCCGCCACCCCACGATGACGCCCAGCAGGCCAGCACCCACCAGCCACTTCCTCGCCAGTCACAGTGAGCGCTCGCTCGCTCCTGTCTCCTCCACCCTCGCCGGTGTGGATCCCATGGATCGATCGGCACCGACAGCGACACGACTTGCCCCTACCCCGGCTGCTTTGCCCTTGGCGCGTTGCCAATGGCCAATGCCGTCTACCCATGCGCGATGGCCGGCCCGGTGCCCTGCCGGGCCCTCCATGAACGGACGGAATGCCCATGCATGCATGTACGTAcgttgtcctcttcctcctcccccacgacaagtacaacaacaaaaacaactcCAAGAACAACAAGGTGGTGGATGCGCTGGCGGGCGGACGGACGGACGGAATGGATGTCTGATTTATTGCAGCATCGCGCAGCTGGCGTGCGCCGGGAAAATGCCATGGCCTTTTCATGTGCAGTTCTGGGGGAGGGAGGGACCAACCCGTGTGCGCCCCGCACCTGCGCCTGCTCCCTCGAAACGCCGCACTTTGATCTTGATCCGATTCCTCTTTTGCGCGGGGAGCATTTCGATCCgaaaggaggagaagaaagagcaATGGATGCCCAACATTCTCCGTCTCGTTTTCATTGCCGCTTTCTTTGGCCGCTGCGTTTCTGCGCCTCCTCTACCAGTAATCAACCCACGTTCAGTTCAGAGTTACGACGAGCACACTTTTGATCATTATGTATCAATAAGATCTGCGATGTTTTAGACGTTGCCACTCATTATCGTGATGCAGGCTCAGAGGTTACACATCCAAATTAATTTAATAAATCCGGGCATCCAGGGTAGAAAGAATACATAGGAGGGCCTCTTTTAACTCCATCCAATCTCTGTAGATCGTGGATCAAATACTCGCAACAaattaagaagaaagaagaagagatgAAAAGAAATCCAAGGTGGAAAAAATACTACAGGTAATGGCAGAGCGCGAGGTGAAGTATTATACTGGCGGCGGTGGGCGGCTGCTCCGGCGATGGATCAGGAGGAATTAGTTGTACGGCTTCATTGGCGGTGGCGGCGACCCGTATGCCATGCCGTACACCGGCGGGAACGGCAGATTCGCGCCGGACGGCGTCGGCGACGGGTGGCCGGTGCTGCCGCCCTGGGACGGCGGCGCGCAGTGCTCGGGCGTGGACGGCGTTGTTGTTCCTGACGACGGCGAGGACGGGGTGCCTGGGTGCGTCTGCGATGGAGGCGTGGTGCCTGGGGTTCCCGACGAGTGGGGAGGCAGAGCGTAGCCGGGGTATTCCGTGGGCGGCGACGGCGTGTGGCTGCCGGAGGAGGGTGGCGTCGAGCCGGAGGGCGTCGTGGGGCCGTACGAGCCCGGGGGCGGCGCGTACCGACCGTCTGGCTTGTCGGCTGAGGTCGGGGGAGGcggcgcgtggcctcctactggcgTCGGGGTGCCTGACGAAGGAGACGGGTACGAGGACGGGGTCCCCGGCGTGCTCTGCGGCGGCGGCGAGTGGGATGACGGGGTGCTGGagctggacggcggcgtcgggtaCGACGGTGTGGTCGAGCCCTGCGTTGGAGATGGGGTGGTGGATCCCTGGGGCGGCGAGTGGTACGACGGGGTGCTGGAGCTCGACGGAGGCGTCGGGTACGACGGGGTGGTTGAGCCGGGTGGCGATGGCGTGGTGGATCCCTGGGGCGGCGAGTGGTATGACGGGGTGCTGGAGCTGGATGGTGGCGTCGGGTACGACGGCGTGGTTGAGCCTGGTGGCGATGGCGTGGTGGATCCCTGAGGTGGCGAGTGGTATGACGGGGTGGTGGAGCTTGAAGGTGGCGACGGGGTGGTGGATCCCTGATGCGGCGAGGGGTATGCCGGCGTGCCGGAGCCCTTGGGAGGCGAATGGGACGACGGAGTGGTCCTGCTTGACGGCGGCGACGGGTAGGACGGGCTGGAAGGTTTGCCACCACCGGGCGTGGGGGTGGCGGGAGTGTACGCCTGGAACTGGCATTGCGCCTTGCTGCAGTCGAACGGGTGGGAGGCCGCGGCGGCGCACTGCGCCGCTGGGCGCTGCGCGGGCGCCCCGGGGATGCAGTTCCACGCGCCGTCGGCGGTGGCCTGCGCGCAGCCGGGGCGCGAGGTGATGAAGTTGTCGGCGTAGGTGAAGTTCTTGAGCCCGGCGAGGCCGCAGACGGCGGCCGGCACGGCGCCCTCGAAGAGGTTCCCGGCGACGTCGAGCTCCTCGACGGCGGCCATCCCGCCGACGGCCGCGGGGAGCGCGCCCTGGAGCCGGTTGCCGCTGACGTCGAACACCGTCACCTTCTTGAGCAGCCCGACCTGCGGCGGGACGCAGCCGGTGAGCAGGTCGTCGATGAGCACGATCTCGTTGAGCGTGTCCGCCATCCTCCCGATGGAGGGCGGGATGCAGCCGCCGAGCCGGTTGTGCGCGAGCACGACGACGGAGGCCGGCGAGTTGCCGAGGTTGGCGGGGATGGGGTGGCGGAGGCGGTTGGAGTTGAGGAAGATGGCGTCGAGCGGGCGGTCGAAGAGCGCCGGCGGGATGGCGCCCTCGAAGTCGTTGAAGCGGAGGTCGAGGTACTTGAGGGACGGCAGCGCGAGCACCACCTCCGGGAAGGCGCCGACGAAGCGGTTGTTGCTGAGGTCGAGCTCGTGGAGCAGGCGCAGGCGGCGGAAGGTGTCGGGCACCACCCCGCAGAAGCGGTTGGAGTTGAGGTGCAGCAGCGCCAGGTCCGGGAGGCCGAGCGGGAGGGAGGCGGGGATGTAGCCCGCGATGTCGGCGTGGTTGAGGTCGATCCCGGCGACGGTCACCGCACCGTAGGCGGACGGGGCGGGCGCGCAGTAGACGCCGTTGTAGCGGCAGACGTCGGGGCCGAGCCAGTTGGCGGTGAAGTTGGCCGGGTCGGAGAAGATGGCCGTCTGCTTCCAGGCCTGGAGCGCCGCGTAGGCCGCCCGCAGGCGCGGGTTCGGGAACGGCCAGCTCGCCGGCGCGTCGAAGCGGGTGGCGAGGGACGCCGCGTACTGCTCCGGCACGTTGCCCTCCTGCTGCGCGGTGACCGCGGCGACAAGCAGGAGCGCGAGCAGCGGCGGCATGCCGCGCCGGATCATGGTTGGCTTGAGCTGTGGTCTAGGAAGAATGAGGAATGTAGCTGGATGCAAGCAAGGGAGGAGtgcgagggagggaggaggtgagGGAGGTCGGGATCACGGAGAGATCAAGTGGGGGAGGGGAGCGTGGTGATGAGGTGTGAGGGCAGTGGCATTCAGGGCGGGTCACATGGGACGAGAGGGAGGGGTCACATGGGCGGGCGAGCTGAGCTGCTACGAACGAGAGAGCAGCACCATGATGCTGCGACGACGCGGCTCGTGGACGACGGCTGGCTGGCTGGCGCGGCGTCGGTCGGCGAGGAAGGAAAGGTGAGTGGCGTTTCAACGTGTGGGGCTCCGCGGATTTTCGTTCACCCTCCTTTCATTTTTCTCTTGCATGGGGACGTGACGGGGATAGATAGGTTGCAAACGGGCCATGCCATGACCATTCGCGTCTGCGTCTCCGGGCTGATTGATTCATGCGATGGCCAAGTTCGAATTCACAATGCCACTGATTTTTCGCTGGACGATTCGACCTATTTTGATTCATTTTGATTGAAGAACTTCACAGCAAACGTCTCGGGCCTACGCCGTGACCCAGGCATTTTACATGCGAGTCGACGGGCCAGGTTGGTTGGCCCCAAGAATCGTCCCAGCGAATAAATTCCAGCGTTTCAAACGGGGTTCGTTAGCCATTAATTTAGCTCAGTCACCAGCGATCACCACCACATGCATTACTAGTActactaatttagctcataaacctACACTCCACGGCCGGCCACCAACATGCAGCGGTGGTACCAATTAAGCAAAGCAAATGGCAATCGATCAACAATCATGCACACGCCGAAGCACGTACGCTCTCATACATACTCTGGCGACACCGGTCCTAGTCCAAAATCTGATTGATTGCTGGCCACCTAAgcaacacatgcatgcacgc encodes the following:
- the LOC123143701 gene encoding leucine-rich repeat extensin-like protein 7, giving the protein MIRRGMPPLLALLLVAAVTAQQEGNVPEQYAASLATRFDAPASWPFPNPRLRAAYAALQAWKQTAIFSDPANFTANWLGPDVCRYNGVYCAPAPSAYGAVTVAGIDLNHADIAGYIPASLPLGLPDLALLHLNSNRFCGVVPDTFRRLRLLHELDLSNNRFVGAFPEVVLALPSLKYLDLRFNDFEGAIPPALFDRPLDAIFLNSNRLRHPIPANLGNSPASVVVLAHNRLGGCIPPSIGRMADTLNEIVLIDDLLTGCVPPQVGLLKKVTVFDVSGNRLQGALPAAVGGMAAVEELDVAGNLFEGAVPAAVCGLAGLKNFTYADNFITSRPGCAQATADGAWNCIPGAPAQRPAAQCAAAASHPFDCSKAQCQFQAYTPATPTPGGGKPSSPSYPSPPSSRTTPSSHSPPKGSGTPAYPSPHQGSTTPSPPSSSTTPSYHSPPQGSTTPSPPGSTTPSYPTPPSSSSTPSYHSPPQGSTTPSPPGSTTPSYPTPPSSSSTPSYHSPPQGSTTPSPTQGSTTPSYPTPPSSSSTPSSHSPPPQSTPGTPSSYPSPSSGTPTPVGGHAPPPPTSADKPDGRYAPPPGSYGPTTPSGSTPPSSGSHTPSPPTEYPGYALPPHSSGTPGTTPPSQTHPGTPSSPSSGTTTPSTPEHCAPPSQGGSTGHPSPTPSGANLPFPPVYGMAYGSPPPPMKPYN